The following coding sequences are from one Ornithodoros turicata isolate Travis chromosome 1, ASM3712646v1, whole genome shotgun sequence window:
- the LOC135392851 gene encoding uncharacterized protein LOC135392851, which produces METDSASEYSFTGLEPDSDVYSDEENDLTVTINHNDSPFSTDPVPVRASLETETSDPYTQECRTQSNEWCTCGRCRPQETNEFVCCRELDAGTVCDDECVDCITVHDLFQLMCLHRRQLQVRSRFLRKEPPFYMERCSSGDTNRALRYTAYREFVVLVHGRGLGAGQRRRIPGCALRRIR; this is translated from the exons CGGGACTTGAGCCCgattcagacgtgtattctgatgaggagaatgacttgacggtcaccataaaccacaacgactcgccgttttcgacggaccctgtaccagtgcgcgcgtcCCTTGAAACCGAGACCTCGGACCCATACACTCAAGAATGTCGAACTCAAAGTAACGAATG gtgcacgTGCGGTCGGTGCCGCCCGCAGGAAACCAACGAATTCGTTTGCTGCAGAGAGCTCGACGCGGGGACAGTATGTGATGACGAGTGTGTGGACTGCATAACGGTGCACGACCTCTTCCAACTCATGTGCTTGCACAGGAGGCAGCTTCAGGTGCGCAGCCGGTTCCTACGGAAAGAGCCTCCGTTTTACATGGAACGCTGCTCTAGTGGCGACACCAACAG GGCCCTGCGCTACACAGCGTACCGAGAATTTGTGGTTTTAGTGCACGGCAGAGGACTGGGTGCTGGACAGCGACGAAGAATACCCGGATGTGCGCTTAGGCGAATAAGATAG